From Pseudovibrio sp. Tun.PSC04-5.I4, a single genomic window includes:
- the sctS gene encoding type III secretion system export apparatus subunit SctS translates to MMSPEDAVFRISEAMMLVMMLSLPPIIVASLVGLAVSLIQALTQMQEQTIQFGVKLIAVAITLFLMSSYLGSQTIGFTQALFDDFPTLVR, encoded by the coding sequence ATGATGTCACCAGAAGATGCCGTCTTTCGCATTTCCGAGGCCATGATGCTGGTCATGATGCTCTCACTGCCGCCGATCATTGTTGCCTCGTTGGTTGGCCTTGCCGTTTCGCTGATTCAGGCTCTGACGCAGATGCAAGAGCAGACGATTCAGTTTGGTGTCAAACTGATAGCGGTGGCCATTACGCTCTTCCTTATGTCCAGCTACTTGGGGTCGCAAACGATTGGTTTCACTCAGGCATTGTTTGACGACTTCCCGACATTGGTCAGGTAG
- the sctR gene encoding type III secretion system export apparatus subunit SctR: MTSDPFSLILVLVVVAMMPFLAIVATSFIKLSVVLLLVRNAMGVQQIPPNMALNALAIILSGYIMLPVFLQTFEIVENGNFSMTTVEEMKTAFIASKGPFEEFLGKHADAKEKAFFLEASRQLWPAEISELMTENSIAILLPAYTVSQLREAFEIGFLLYLPFLAIDLVVSNILLAMGMMMVSPLTISLPFKLFLFVAVDGWSRLILGLIKTYV, translated from the coding sequence ATGACATCTGATCCGTTTTCGCTCATTTTAGTGCTTGTTGTCGTTGCGATGATGCCGTTTCTGGCTATTGTCGCCACGTCCTTCATCAAGCTGTCGGTTGTGTTGCTGCTGGTGCGCAATGCGATGGGTGTTCAGCAGATTCCACCTAATATGGCTCTGAATGCGCTGGCAATTATTTTGTCTGGCTACATCATGTTGCCCGTTTTCCTCCAGACCTTTGAGATTGTCGAGAACGGCAATTTTTCCATGACGACTGTGGAGGAAATGAAAACGGCCTTTATTGCGTCCAAAGGACCTTTTGAGGAGTTCCTTGGCAAACATGCAGATGCAAAGGAAAAGGCGTTCTTTTTGGAGGCTTCGCGTCAGCTTTGGCCTGCGGAAATCTCCGAACTCATGACCGAAAACAGCATCGCGATCCTGTTGCCAGCCTATACAGTTTCTCAGCTTCGAGAAGCCTTTGAAATTGGCTTCCTGCTGTACTTACCGTTCCTTGCCATTGACCTTGTGGTCTCCAATATTTTGCTGGCTATGGGCATGATGATGGTGTCGCCGCTTACGATTTCGTTGCCATTCAAGTTGTTCTTGTTTGTCGCGGTGGATGGCTGGTCGCGTCTGATCCTCGGTCTCATCAAGACTTACGTTTAA
- a CDS encoding FliM/FliN family flagellar motor switch protein, with protein sequence MNQHSMNTSSYQNHTSALDYWNAAVSYSGQDLTIESTHTLNFNQCEAHAGSKLGCVLKSPTGATALLIVEDYPFQAHLHINLSFADVLQLDVGLRDALIEGTISHLRHELPVDFQRVSAELPFHSVEALMSDADRAELSWFSIRYGEIGGAAACLSIGVRPEDLSSFLNGLPLTSQPVWKGLRERLTTRVCLSLCSAHLPAADVAALQPGDLVLLDTEPLGQTITVEGPHSRHHLVLVEQGWGCERIERVASMSDVNEPQPAETREVSSVDLSQMPIAVRFEIDEREITLAELESWTAGSLVNITVPALSEELTVFVRAGGQRIAQGNLVQIDNRVALRIAKLDQGTGL encoded by the coding sequence ATGAACCAGCATTCAATGAATACGTCCAGCTATCAAAACCATACAAGTGCACTGGATTACTGGAATGCCGCTGTTAGTTACAGTGGGCAGGACCTTACCATTGAAAGCACGCATACGCTGAACTTCAATCAGTGTGAGGCTCATGCAGGATCAAAGCTTGGGTGCGTGCTTAAAAGCCCAACAGGTGCGACCGCACTGCTTATTGTTGAGGATTACCCTTTTCAAGCGCACCTTCACATTAATCTCTCGTTTGCGGATGTTTTGCAGCTTGATGTGGGGCTTCGCGATGCGTTGATCGAGGGAACAATCTCTCATTTGCGCCACGAGCTGCCAGTGGATTTTCAACGTGTCAGCGCGGAGTTGCCGTTCCATTCAGTTGAGGCTTTGATGTCAGATGCTGACCGCGCTGAATTGAGCTGGTTTTCCATCAGGTACGGTGAGATCGGCGGAGCTGCGGCTTGCCTCTCTATCGGGGTGCGACCCGAAGATCTTTCCAGTTTTCTCAATGGCCTGCCGTTGACGTCCCAACCTGTTTGGAAAGGTCTCCGCGAGCGATTGACGACCCGTGTTTGTCTCAGTCTGTGCTCGGCTCATTTACCTGCTGCCGATGTCGCTGCATTGCAGCCGGGGGATCTGGTTTTGCTGGACACTGAGCCATTGGGCCAAACGATTACGGTCGAAGGGCCACACAGCCGCCACCATCTTGTTTTGGTTGAACAGGGGTGGGGCTGCGAACGAATTGAAAGAGTTGCGAGCATGAGTGATGTGAATGAACCACAGCCTGCTGAGACACGGGAGGTGAGCTCCGTTGATCTCTCTCAGATGCCGATTGCCGTCCGATTTGAAATTGATGAGCGTGAGATCACTCTCGCTGAGCTGGAGAGTTGGACTGCTGGCTCTCTTGTGAACATTACTGTGCCTGCACTCAGTGAAGAGTTGACGGTGTTTGTTCGTGCCGGTGGGCAACGTATTGCACAGGGCAATCTGGTTCAGATCGATAACCGTGTTGCTCTCCGCATCGCCAAACTGGATCAGGGAACTGGTCTTTAA
- a CDS encoding YscO family type III secretion system apparatus protein, with amino-acid sequence MINQIKKLHLVKTLKEQKAQKALNAELLKVNRAKQQMEQKRQKAVEEREALLAKQDALYEAIIKKVISTDDLDKVKEQAQVLENAVKKLEDAAERATYVYDKALKNAEVARQEYQKALRVKDKYGKVAEDLLLETQALAEAAEEQEIEEQFSGRRQVEL; translated from the coding sequence GTGATCAATCAGATCAAAAAGCTGCATCTGGTTAAAACGCTGAAGGAGCAAAAGGCGCAAAAGGCGCTGAACGCGGAGCTGCTGAAGGTTAACCGCGCCAAGCAGCAGATGGAGCAAAAGCGCCAGAAAGCCGTTGAAGAACGTGAGGCTTTGCTCGCGAAGCAGGATGCTCTTTACGAGGCTATCATCAAAAAAGTCATCTCAACTGACGATCTGGACAAGGTCAAAGAGCAAGCTCAGGTTTTGGAAAACGCTGTGAAGAAGCTGGAAGATGCAGCTGAGCGTGCCACTTATGTTTACGACAAAGCTCTCAAAAATGCCGAGGTCGCCCGGCAAGAGTATCAAAAAGCACTTCGCGTCAAAGATAAATATGGAAAGGTTGCTGAAGACCTGCTGTTGGAGACGCAAGCCTTAGCTGAGGCCGCGGAAGAACAGGAGATCGAAGAACAGTTTTCCGGGCGAAGGCAAGTTGAATTATGA
- the sctN gene encoding type III secretion system ATPase SctN → MSSIIEPRDLVEERKQNIDDRFVRLGRSLVKAGTEVQPFPLIGRVRKVVGTLVHAVVPKVEIGEIAELYTRSTGRRLKAEVVGFHDDEALLSPIGELYGVGPDTEVRPTGHVQTVAVGEDLLGRVIDGMGNFIDGSDREFTPVAHYPVNQAPPDPMQRRIINKPMPMGVRAIDGMLTTGEGQRMGIFASAGGGKSTLLAMLVKGADVDVTVLALIGERGREVREFIEHDLGPDGMAKSVVVVATSDKSSLERSKAAFVATSIAEYFRDQGKRVLLLMDSVTRFARAQREIGLAVGEPPTRRGFPPSVFATLPRLMERAGMNDKGSITAFYTVLMEGDDMNEPVSDETRSILDGHIVLSRKLAAANHYPAIDILNSKSRVMPAVTTPEHREMAGKVNSLLAKYDEVELLVQIGEYQKGADAEADLAIAKNKPIKEFLKQRTDEFNGFDEALGKLKSMLA, encoded by the coding sequence ATGAGCTCCATCATCGAACCTCGTGACCTTGTTGAAGAGCGAAAACAAAACATCGATGATCGCTTTGTGCGGCTCGGGCGGTCTCTGGTAAAGGCCGGTACTGAGGTTCAGCCCTTTCCACTTATCGGACGTGTTCGCAAAGTGGTTGGTACGCTTGTTCATGCTGTGGTGCCTAAGGTTGAGATTGGCGAAATCGCAGAACTCTACACGCGCTCGACAGGGCGCAGGCTCAAGGCCGAAGTGGTCGGCTTTCATGATGATGAAGCGCTTCTTTCCCCCATTGGCGAACTCTATGGTGTGGGGCCAGATACGGAAGTTCGTCCAACCGGCCATGTGCAAACTGTTGCCGTCGGTGAGGATCTTCTTGGCCGCGTGATTGATGGCATGGGTAACTTTATTGATGGCTCGGATCGTGAGTTTACACCTGTCGCGCATTATCCGGTTAATCAAGCTCCTCCTGACCCGATGCAGCGGCGGATCATCAATAAACCAATGCCCATGGGTGTTCGCGCCATTGACGGGATGCTGACCACTGGTGAAGGACAGCGTATGGGCATTTTCGCTTCTGCTGGTGGTGGTAAATCCACATTGTTGGCGATGCTCGTGAAGGGTGCAGATGTTGATGTCACCGTTCTGGCTTTGATCGGTGAACGTGGCCGAGAGGTTCGCGAGTTTATTGAGCATGACCTTGGGCCGGACGGCATGGCGAAATCCGTTGTTGTTGTCGCGACCTCAGATAAAAGCTCATTGGAACGGTCCAAAGCGGCGTTTGTTGCCACGTCGATTGCTGAATATTTCCGAGATCAGGGCAAACGTGTTTTGTTGCTGATGGATTCTGTTACCCGATTTGCCCGGGCTCAGCGTGAGATTGGTCTTGCCGTTGGCGAACCACCAACACGGCGCGGGTTCCCACCTTCGGTCTTTGCCACTCTGCCGCGTCTGATGGAGCGAGCAGGGATGAATGACAAAGGGTCGATCACAGCGTTTTATACGGTGTTGATGGAAGGTGATGATATGAACGAGCCGGTGTCTGATGAGACCCGCTCGATCCTTGATGGACATATCGTTCTTTCGCGCAAACTCGCTGCTGCTAACCATTATCCAGCTATCGATATCCTCAATTCCAAGAGCCGGGTGATGCCCGCTGTCACCACTCCTGAGCATAGGGAAATGGCGGGGAAGGTGAATTCGTTACTGGCGAAATATGATGAGGTGGAGCTGCTGGTTCAGATTGGGGAATACCAGAAGGGTGCTGACGCTGAAGCCGATCTTGCTATTGCCAAAAATAAGCCGATCAAAGAGTTCCTCAAGCAGCGTACTGATGAGTTTAACGGGTTCGATGAAGCTCTCGGTAAGCTGAAGAGTATGTTGGCGTGA
- the sctL gene encoding type III secretion system stator protein SctL yields MASIYRLKDLGANLAPGVQIIKAAEFSAVETAEQIIATAQKRADEILQDATRVHEEQKIQGYEDGVRKAQSEACERLMAEQALLDARLREIEHDVVTVTITMLRRLLDEYDDADHVRLMARSMLKTLRSEKRVRLHVAPEMYSQTVAMTRSITDGFKQVEFLEIVEDGDLEGTNIVLEAPVGRVDGNLQVRLQEIEEILRRTISVPSAAKSVGDGL; encoded by the coding sequence ATGGCGAGCATTTATAGACTGAAAGACCTCGGCGCAAATCTGGCTCCGGGTGTTCAAATTATCAAAGCTGCTGAGTTCTCTGCCGTTGAGACTGCTGAACAGATTATCGCGACTGCGCAGAAGCGCGCCGACGAGATCTTGCAGGATGCGACGCGTGTTCATGAGGAACAGAAAATTCAGGGGTATGAGGACGGTGTTCGCAAGGCGCAGTCCGAGGCATGTGAGCGGCTCATGGCAGAGCAAGCCCTGCTAGATGCACGGTTGCGTGAGATTGAGCATGATGTTGTCACCGTGACCATCACGATGCTGCGCCGTTTGCTGGATGAATATGATGATGCCGACCATGTTCGGTTGATGGCACGCAGTATGCTGAAAACTCTGCGATCTGAGAAGCGCGTGCGGTTGCATGTAGCGCCTGAAATGTATTCCCAGACTGTCGCTATGACTCGATCTATAACGGATGGCTTTAAGCAGGTTGAGTTTCTGGAAATCGTTGAGGACGGCGACCTTGAAGGGACCAATATCGTACTGGAAGCCCCAGTTGGTCGCGTCGACGGGAACCTTCAGGTGCGGTTGCAGGAAATTGAAGAAATCCTTCGGCGGACAATCTCTGTACCGAGTGCAGCCAAGTCCGTCGGGGATGGCTTATGA
- the sctJ gene encoding type III secretion inner membrane ring lipoprotein SctJ yields the protein MNIWRLITIGCLMLGLAACNTDLYTNLSEQEANTMLSLLLENGVSASKLGLGEGVVTLQVDDNDIQRAVTILNANGLPKRTRDTLGQVFKKSGIISSPFEERIRFVYALSEEVAETITEIDGIVAARVHIVLPKKADLGEEVKPSSAAIFIKHRPEFDIEFLIPQIKRLVSNAIEGVAYASVSVALVPARELSFKNSRSDKELETVFPGLRIARNDAGVFWQIIGGLGFVLLLLIAGVGFLLFKQLKIGGKKAKGGAGDDILPEELA from the coding sequence ATGAATATTTGGCGTCTTATTACAATTGGCTGTTTGATGCTTGGCCTGGCTGCCTGCAATACGGATCTTTATACGAACCTGTCTGAGCAAGAAGCTAACACCATGTTGAGCTTGTTGCTGGAAAACGGTGTTTCTGCTAGTAAGCTTGGTCTTGGTGAGGGCGTTGTCACGTTGCAGGTGGATGACAATGATATCCAGCGGGCAGTGACGATCCTGAATGCTAATGGTTTGCCTAAACGAACCCGAGATACTTTGGGTCAGGTGTTCAAGAAATCCGGTATTATATCTTCCCCCTTTGAAGAGCGTATCCGTTTTGTCTATGCGTTGAGTGAGGAAGTGGCGGAAACCATTACGGAAATTGATGGTATTGTTGCTGCTCGTGTTCACATCGTGTTGCCTAAAAAAGCTGATTTGGGAGAGGAAGTGAAGCCATCCTCGGCTGCGATCTTCATCAAGCACCGTCCAGAATTTGATATCGAGTTTCTCATTCCGCAGATCAAGCGTCTTGTTAGCAATGCGATTGAAGGTGTTGCATACGCGAGTGTGTCTGTCGCTTTGGTTCCAGCGCGGGAGCTTTCCTTCAAAAACTCTCGTTCTGATAAGGAACTTGAAACTGTGTTCCCGGGTCTTCGTATTGCGCGCAATGATGCCGGGGTTTTCTGGCAGATTATCGGCGGGCTCGGTTTTGTATTGCTGTTGTTGATTGCTGGCGTTGGCTTTCTTTTGTTCAAACAACTCAAGATCGGTGGCAAAAAAGCCAAGGGTGGTGCCGGAGATGACATTCTGCCTGAAGAACTTGCTTAA
- a CDS encoding IS256 family transposase: MTDDSVIPLVQPGEFQDALTEVLRSGAQQLLRAAIESEVMSVLSLYSDLKLPDGRQRVVRHGHLPERQVQTGVGPVTVSKPRIRDRDENAEEKIHYHSNLLPNYLRRSTSLDELIPALYLRGVSTNNVQQALSALLGVDAPNLSPDVIRGLVKSWRSLWEEWKTRDLSARNYVYMWADGIYLKARGERESRCILVLIGATPEGKKELIGFDDGYREDTQSWRELLLALKARGLQIEPKLAVGDGALGFWAALREVFSTTKAQRCWVHKTMNVLSKMPKSLQAKAKKDLQDIWMAENRVDAETAFDLFIEKFEAKYPKATQCLAKDRIELLAFYDFPAEHWGHIRTTNPIESTFATVRHRTRQTKNCLSRDTAMPMVFMLIKAAEKRWQKLRGKNQLPKIIQGVIFKNGIESDANQNHAA; this comes from the coding sequence ATGACAGATGATAGTGTTATCCCGCTTGTGCAGCCAGGGGAATTTCAAGATGCACTTACGGAAGTTTTGCGTTCGGGTGCACAGCAACTTTTGCGAGCGGCCATTGAGAGTGAAGTCATGAGCGTGCTTTCGCTTTACTCGGACTTAAAATTACCAGATGGCCGTCAGCGGGTGGTTCGGCATGGGCATTTGCCAGAGCGACAGGTCCAGACTGGCGTTGGGCCAGTCACGGTCAGCAAACCTCGGATCCGGGATCGAGATGAGAATGCAGAAGAGAAAATTCATTACCATTCCAATCTGTTACCTAATTATCTGCGCCGTTCAACCAGTCTTGATGAATTGATCCCAGCGCTCTATTTGCGTGGGGTTTCTACCAATAATGTTCAGCAAGCTTTGAGTGCTTTGTTGGGTGTTGATGCCCCCAACCTTTCACCGGATGTCATCCGCGGCCTTGTCAAAAGCTGGCGATCTTTATGGGAAGAGTGGAAAACCAGAGACCTGTCAGCGCGCAACTACGTTTATATGTGGGCAGATGGCATCTATCTGAAAGCCCGGGGAGAACGGGAAAGTCGCTGTATTCTGGTGTTGATCGGGGCAACACCGGAAGGCAAGAAAGAGCTGATTGGCTTTGATGATGGCTACCGGGAAGATACTCAGAGCTGGCGGGAGCTACTGCTTGCTCTCAAAGCTCGCGGCTTGCAGATCGAACCGAAGTTGGCTGTCGGTGATGGTGCTCTGGGTTTCTGGGCGGCATTGCGGGAAGTCTTTAGCACAACAAAAGCTCAACGCTGCTGGGTCCACAAGACAATGAATGTCTTAAGCAAAATGCCTAAATCCTTGCAGGCCAAAGCAAAGAAAGATCTACAGGATATCTGGATGGCAGAGAACCGCGTAGATGCTGAGACGGCTTTTGATCTTTTCATAGAGAAATTTGAGGCCAAATACCCCAAAGCCACGCAATGCCTTGCCAAGGATAGGATCGAACTGTTGGCTTTTTATGACTTTCCTGCTGAGCATTGGGGGCATATCAGAACCACCAATCCAATTGAATCAACCTTTGCGACTGTGCGCCACAGAACAAGGCAGACCAAGAACTGCCTCTCCCGGGATACTGCAATGCCAATGGTCTTCATGCTGATCAAGGCAGCGGAGAAGCGCTGGCAGAAATTGAGAGGCAAAAATCAATTGCCTAAGATAATACAGGGTGTCATCTTCAAAAATGGCATCGAGAGTGATGCAAACCAAAATCACGCCGCCTGA
- a CDS encoding type III secretion system chaperone, translating into MLENLLKEACALLNVEAIEDEQDQTVRVVKLDAFTLSFKLVPDVDRICVSARLCKLTPTQRDRILELVLVYNTQSFQSGGMRLVLIENDALVMHNDLRATSWTAEKLAKFILAFADVSAGWLKIVREMGTQVAEEPELTRSSVFESASMISL; encoded by the coding sequence ATGCTAGAGAATTTGCTTAAGGAAGCCTGTGCGCTTTTAAATGTTGAGGCCATAGAAGATGAACAGGATCAAACGGTTCGTGTTGTTAAACTAGATGCCTTTACGTTGAGCTTTAAGCTGGTGCCAGATGTTGACCGCATCTGCGTTTCGGCTCGGCTCTGCAAATTAACACCCACGCAACGGGATCGTATTCTTGAGCTTGTTCTGGTTTACAATACCCAGAGTTTCCAATCTGGTGGCATGCGTCTTGTGCTAATAGAAAATGATGCGCTGGTCATGCACAATGACCTTCGAGCAACATCTTGGACTGCAGAGAAGCTCGCTAAATTTATTCTGGCCTTTGCTGATGTTTCCGCAGGGTGGTTGAAAATCGTGCGTGAGATGGGAACACAGGTGGCTGAAGAGCCTGAGTTGACTAGATCCAGTGTCTTTGAGTCGGCTTCTATGATTAGCCTTTAG
- the gspD gene encoding type II secretion system secretin GspD, with protein sequence MIGAGLSSILRKTVCSFAVFFGLLGCTATQHPNLEWEAPANQAGLSEQLRYFFSEENQRELVPTLSGNARLATTSRGLPGQAIDSRWVNRGNSQEGRPGTAFYFNDEEAKVLLADAALNTSNTQELRTARSQDAKTTSDVVNLNFRGEALDYFTRQTLGGILQVNYVIDEPLQGTVTFQTEKPIAKDQMLSLVRVLLGRNGYILKLIDQIFHIGRPETIQAIEQFSGVGSAGDLKLRILPVRSASADDAAGVLQAILPAGASAIAVEGTNKVAVRARPEDIVAAEELVNSLYNRNNDKTVVSVLRLQQSSASQVAKQLTTLFRQLYPNQLNASLTVVPLEAQQSLLVAVQSKEMLLRVRRIVKEVDYNLLDSPKVRIISLKYLPASEIAGQLTQILQGGGSSGGAQEPKADRKPKQRKPGRAPRRFPVSANGEPVDNNSDINDRFNAADNLFEGAKETGARSVPAGKQIGIVADSRNNALLVNSTYQEFKHIRDVVQALDLPLSQVVIEATIAEVSINDSLSYGVQWYLSKGIFSGGTGQVASGVTRPSSPGGAIALNTVGVDVVLKALQNITKVKVISSPYLTVLDGRKARLVIGDQVPFASRSQTSSDSGTVTVTNEVEVKDTGIVLQVEPNIRPNNSVLLQIQQEVSNVISTKEGPSLTPTISTRTINSDIVVESGRTILLGGLIQERKEEGESGVPILRKIPVFGELFKDSTNNESKRTELLVMITPRVVRKQSELQNITQKLRRELSSF encoded by the coding sequence GTACTGCAACTCAACATCCAAATCTGGAATGGGAAGCGCCTGCTAACCAAGCGGGTCTTTCCGAGCAGTTGCGGTATTTCTTTTCGGAAGAAAACCAACGTGAACTTGTTCCTACGCTTTCCGGAAATGCTCGGTTGGCGACGACATCTCGTGGACTACCGGGACAGGCGATTGATAGTCGCTGGGTCAATCGCGGAAATTCACAGGAAGGACGGCCCGGTACAGCGTTTTACTTCAATGATGAAGAAGCGAAAGTTTTGCTGGCCGATGCTGCGTTAAACACGAGCAATACACAGGAACTGCGCACTGCCCGCTCTCAGGATGCCAAGACTACGTCTGATGTGGTGAATTTGAATTTTCGCGGTGAGGCGCTCGACTATTTCACTCGTCAAACTTTGGGCGGAATACTGCAGGTCAATTACGTCATTGACGAACCTCTACAGGGAACGGTTACATTCCAGACTGAAAAACCAATCGCAAAAGATCAGATGCTTTCGCTTGTTCGTGTTTTACTTGGGCGAAATGGTTACATTTTAAAACTTATTGATCAAATATTCCATATTGGAAGGCCTGAAACGATTCAGGCGATTGAGCAATTCTCTGGAGTTGGTTCTGCTGGGGATTTGAAACTGCGTATTTTGCCGGTTCGTTCTGCTTCTGCGGATGATGCTGCTGGGGTGTTGCAGGCAATTTTGCCTGCTGGTGCTTCTGCTATTGCGGTTGAGGGTACTAATAAGGTTGCAGTTCGGGCACGACCTGAGGATATTGTCGCCGCTGAAGAGCTGGTGAATAGTCTTTACAATCGAAACAACGACAAAACAGTTGTGTCGGTTTTACGCTTGCAACAAAGCTCTGCTTCTCAGGTGGCAAAGCAGCTCACGACACTTTTTCGTCAATTGTACCCAAACCAGTTAAACGCATCACTGACTGTTGTTCCTCTTGAAGCACAGCAGTCTTTGCTGGTTGCTGTGCAGAGCAAAGAGATGCTGCTGCGTGTGCGGCGCATTGTGAAAGAGGTTGATTACAACCTGTTAGATAGTCCCAAGGTGCGTATCATCTCGTTGAAGTATCTTCCGGCATCTGAAATTGCCGGACAATTGACACAGATTTTGCAAGGGGGAGGTAGTAGTGGTGGTGCACAAGAGCCTAAAGCGGATCGTAAGCCAAAGCAGCGAAAACCGGGCCGAGCTCCACGGCGTTTTCCAGTATCTGCAAATGGGGAGCCCGTAGATAATAACTCCGATATAAACGACCGCTTCAATGCAGCTGATAATTTGTTTGAAGGTGCGAAGGAAACGGGTGCACGTTCAGTTCCTGCCGGCAAGCAGATCGGTATTGTTGCAGATTCGCGGAATAATGCACTTTTGGTGAACTCCACTTATCAGGAGTTTAAGCATATTCGCGACGTGGTTCAGGCTCTGGATTTGCCACTGTCTCAGGTGGTTATTGAAGCGACCATCGCGGAAGTTAGCATCAACGACAGTCTGTCCTATGGCGTACAATGGTATTTGAGTAAGGGAATCTTCTCAGGTGGTACAGGCCAGGTTGCAAGCGGTGTTACGAGGCCATCCAGTCCAGGTGGCGCAATTGCTCTGAACACTGTTGGTGTGGATGTTGTGCTGAAAGCCCTCCAAAACATCACAAAAGTTAAAGTGATTTCCTCACCATACCTTACCGTTCTTGATGGGCGAAAAGCGCGCTTGGTTATTGGTGATCAGGTTCCATTTGCATCGCGTAGTCAAACTTCAAGCGACAGTGGTACTGTGACGGTCACCAACGAAGTTGAGGTGAAGGATACGGGTATTGTTTTGCAGGTTGAGCCAAATATTCGGCCCAACAATTCTGTTCTCCTGCAAATTCAACAGGAAGTAAGCAATGTAATTTCCACAAAGGAGGGGCCGTCGCTTACGCCAACGATTTCTACCCGAACCATCAACTCAGATATCGTTGTTGAATCTGGGCGCACTATTTTGCTAGGTGGCCTGATTCAGGAGCGCAAGGAAGAGGGGGAATCCGGTGTTCCAATTCTTCGAAAAATACCTGTGTTCGGCGAGTTGTTTAAAGACAGTACGAATAATGAATCCAAGCGGACGGAACTGTTGGTTATGATTACGCCGCGTGTCGTTAGAAAACAGTCTGAGCTGCAAAATATTACGCAAAAGCTACGCCGAGAGCTTTCATCTTTCTAA